A window of the Helianthus annuus cultivar XRQ/B chromosome 4, HanXRQr2.0-SUNRISE, whole genome shotgun sequence genome harbors these coding sequences:
- the LOC110934713 gene encoding uncharacterized protein LOC110934713, with product MNPIFRSESFTGMGSGPYTAITEVEKRQLFLRSYQFSRKQSTGQRVKRSLFRVKKLIWVKLRSARKIQKMIWFRLRHGLFYGFRRKRFVRLNHHSNSLCFW from the coding sequence atgaatcccattttcaggAGCGAATCCTTTACGGGTATGGGTTCGGGTCCGTACACTGCCATTACAGAGGTGGAGAAGAGGCAGTTATTTCTCAGAAGTTACCAGTTTAGCAGGAAACAAAGCACTGGTCAAAGGGTGAAGAGATCTCTGTTTCGGGTCAAGAAACTGATATGGGTCAAGCTTCGATCCGCCAGGAAGATCCAGAAAATGATCTGGTTCAGGCTCCGCCATGGGTTGTTTTATGGGTTTCGGAGGAAACGGTTTGTTCGTTTGAATCATCATAGCAACTCTCTTTGTTTCTGGTAG